A genomic stretch from Deltaproteobacteria bacterium includes:
- a CDS encoding 5-formyltetrahydrofolate cyclo-ligase: protein MNDKQGLRQHYLERRLALSPEEIRSRSLAVQRRVIGSLSFATFENIAFYYPIRGEVEIWLLLQEFYKRNGGVFFPKVVEHNLELVRCHEGTSFIKGSYGIPEPPDVSSVSESILDCIFVPGVAFDRQGFRIGYGGGYYDAFLSRFPCLKIGLAYDFQLIDRLPVHEGDVPCDGVVSESEIIGRVL, encoded by the coding sequence TTGAACGACAAACAGGGGTTGCGCCAACACTATCTGGAGAGGCGTCTTGCCTTATCACCAGAGGAGATTAGGTCGAGAAGCCTTGCCGTTCAGAGGAGGGTGATCGGCTCCCTTTCTTTTGCTACTTTTGAAAACATCGCCTTTTATTATCCGATTCGGGGTGAGGTCGAAATCTGGTTGCTCCTTCAAGAGTTTTACAAAAGAAATGGGGGGGTGTTTTTTCCAAAGGTTGTCGAACATAACCTGGAGCTGGTCCGTTGCCACGAAGGGACTTCGTTTATCAAGGGATCGTATGGTATTCCAGAGCCACCTGACGTCTCGTCGGTTTCCGAATCAATTTTGGACTGTATTTTTGTCCCCGGCGTTGCCTTTGACCGCCAGGGTTTTCGAATTGGTTATGGGGGAGGATATTATGATGCCTTTCTCAGCCGGTTTCCTTGCCTTAAAATTGGGCTTGCCTACGATTTTCAACTAATCGATCGGCTTCCGGTTCATGAGGGGGATGTTCCTTGTGACGGGGTCGTTAGTGAATCTGAAATAATTGGGAGGGTTCTATGA
- the rny gene encoding ribonuclease Y encodes MISIWILVGGAGLGLVIGFLVRHILSAKEKSSEQNRLKLLAEEAEARARTIQKEAEVSAKDLLLKTRLQAEEESKSRRRDLEVLERKVGLHEEELERRRREFDNREQDLRRLDQSVNERRGKLDRLEAEYGQLVEKTKKGLEQIAGLSSEEAKKRLMDEMISEARHEAAREMKRIEDEATENAEREGKKIISMAIGRIAGDWVQESTTAAVKLPSDDMKGRVIGREGRNIRTLEALTGVDLIIDDTPGAVILSCHNPVRREIARITLEKLLQDGRIHPARIEEILKKVTQDVEKGIKEAGQQALLEMDIHGVHPEIARLLGTLKYRYSYAQNVLQHSIEVGFFCGMMGAELGLKPKVARRAGLLHDIGKALSHEIEGSHAVIGGEFAKKYGELPEVVHGIWAHHEDIPQESVLDHLVEAADALSGARPGARMEQAEAYVKRLEDLETIAYSFENVEKAYAIQAGRELRVMVEPDKISDDGAVWLCKDISKRIEKELTYPGQIRVMVIREKRAVEFAK; translated from the coding sequence ATGATTTCTATATGGATTCTTGTGGGAGGTGCTGGACTCGGTTTGGTCATCGGATTTTTGGTTCGGCATATTCTTTCTGCAAAAGAAAAAAGCTCTGAGCAAAACAGGTTGAAGCTTCTGGCTGAAGAGGCGGAGGCGAGAGCGAGAACAATTCAGAAAGAGGCCGAAGTTTCGGCCAAAGATCTTCTTTTGAAAACTCGCTTACAGGCCGAGGAAGAATCGAAGTCACGGCGGCGTGATCTGGAGGTTCTGGAAAGAAAGGTGGGATTACATGAGGAGGAACTGGAGAGAAGACGGCGCGAGTTCGACAACCGGGAACAGGATCTTCGCCGTTTGGACCAAAGTGTCAATGAGCGGAGGGGGAAACTTGATCGATTAGAAGCGGAATATGGCCAACTCGTTGAAAAAACCAAAAAGGGTTTGGAGCAGATCGCCGGGCTCTCTTCCGAAGAGGCAAAAAAGCGACTCATGGATGAGATGATTTCCGAGGCCCGCCACGAAGCGGCACGTGAAATGAAGCGCATTGAAGATGAGGCGACTGAAAATGCCGAGAGGGAAGGGAAAAAAATTATCAGCATGGCGATTGGACGAATTGCGGGTGACTGGGTTCAGGAATCAACTACTGCAGCGGTTAAGCTCCCATCCGATGATATGAAGGGAAGGGTTATCGGGCGTGAAGGGAGAAATATTCGTACGCTTGAGGCGCTGACAGGTGTCGATTTGATTATTGATGATACTCCCGGTGCGGTGATTCTCTCCTGTCATAATCCGGTGAGGCGCGAGATTGCACGAATTACGCTTGAAAAATTACTGCAGGACGGGAGGATTCATCCGGCTCGCATTGAGGAGATTCTCAAGAAGGTAACCCAGGATGTTGAGAAGGGAATCAAGGAGGCGGGTCAACAGGCCCTTTTGGAAATGGATATTCACGGAGTGCATCCGGAAATTGCGCGGCTTCTTGGAACCTTGAAGTATCGTTACAGTTATGCCCAGAATGTTCTCCAGCATTCCATTGAGGTCGGTTTTTTCTGCGGCATGATGGGGGCGGAGCTTGGGCTCAAGCCAAAGGTTGCGCGACGGGCCGGTCTTTTGCACGACATTGGAAAGGCATTGTCTCATGAAATTGAGGGATCTCATGCGGTGATTGGGGGAGAGTTTGCCAAAAAGTATGGAGAACTACCTGAGGTCGTTCATGGTATCTGGGCTCATCATGAAGACATTCCTCAGGAGTCCGTGCTTGATCATCTTGTTGAGGCGGCGGATGCGCTCTCAGGGGCCCGTCCAGGGGCCCGGATGGAACAGGCCGAGGCCTACGTCAAGCGGCTGGAGGATCTGGAAACGATTGCTTACTCGTTTGAAAATGTGGAAAAGGCATACGCGATTCAGGCGGGACGTGAGCTTCGGGTTATGGTGGAACCCGACAAGATTTCCGATGATGGAGCCGTCTGGCTTTGCAAGGATATTAGTAAACGGATTGAAAAGGAGTTGACCTATCCAGGCCAGATACGCGTTATGGTGATTCGGGAGAAGCGTGCCGTGGAGTTCGCAAAATAA
- a CDS encoding TIGR00282 family metallophosphoesterase, translating to MKVLFIGDVFGEPGRRAIKQLLPPLRKEYGIDFVIANVENAAHGKGVTPKIIEELQEAGVGAFTSGNHIWDNREIIPYIKESKVLIRPANYLPTNPGRGSLCFDVYCGVKLVIINLEGQRLMGNGVSSPFQVVDGELEKWKGRADLVIVDIHAEATSEKRGMGWYLDGRVAAVVGTHTHVPTADEEVLPKGTAYITDIGMTGPYASVIGLKKEVALEKFVKQMPATFEMATEDIRLYAVLLELEERTGIARKITRVERRLK from the coding sequence ATGAAAGTGCTTTTTATTGGTGATGTTTTTGGCGAACCCGGTCGGCGTGCCATCAAACAACTTCTTCCGCCTCTTCGAAAAGAATATGGAATCGACTTTGTCATTGCCAATGTCGAAAATGCCGCTCATGGAAAAGGGGTGACCCCAAAAATTATTGAAGAGCTCCAAGAGGCAGGGGTCGGGGCATTTACTTCGGGAAATCACATTTGGGACAACAGGGAGATCATCCCCTATATCAAGGAATCAAAGGTGCTGATTCGGCCGGCCAATTATCTTCCTACAAATCCGGGTCGTGGGTCGCTCTGTTTTGATGTTTACTGTGGCGTGAAACTGGTCATTATTAATCTGGAAGGCCAGCGTCTTATGGGGAATGGTGTCTCATCTCCTTTTCAGGTTGTTGATGGAGAACTTGAGAAATGGAAGGGGAGGGCTGATCTTGTGATTGTGGATATTCATGCTGAGGCGACCAGCGAGAAGAGGGGTATGGGATGGTATCTTGATGGACGCGTTGCGGCCGTTGTTGGGACCCATACACATGTTCCAACAGCCGATGAGGAAGTTCTTCCAAAGGGTACGGCCTACATTACGGATATCGGGATGACGGGTCCCTATGCCTCTGTCATCGGTTTAAAGAAAGAAGTTGCCTTGGAAAAGTTTGTGAAACAGATGCCAGCCACTTTTGAGATGGCCACGGAGGATATCCGCCTCTATGCCGTGCTGTTGGAGCTTGAAGAACGGACAGGTATTGCGAGAAAGATCACACGGGTGGAAAGGCGACTCAAATGA